In the Triplophysa dalaica isolate WHDGS20190420 chromosome 8, ASM1584641v1, whole genome shotgun sequence genome, TGCTTCACTTTGTGGTCTTTATTTCCCAACACCAATATTTTGAGTAATATTATAACTACATATTATTCATTTACCTTATGACActcttttataatatattaatcatttaaatttgacCAGTCCTGGAGATTTTGCTCTTTTACACAAatgcacatgttttttttaggaCTTTGAAATAAGTCGGAGTAGATAATTCAAGTTTTTCTGTAGCGACGTTCACAATTGCAATGTAAAGTTTATGGTTAAGAAATTACAATAATTGAAGCAGAAATCAAACGCAACAAACAATGACAATAACGGACAAAGTAGGACTGAAAAGGGGGATATATACACACAGAAGGTGATAAACTGtgtgagaaaaacaaatatagaatgcaaaattgtattttggcaatatacttaaatgtactgtatgaatAGTTTTAAGAGTTTCATTTTATGAGACTGTTATATTTAAAGCTGTAATGTTTTATGATGTACATTAGTGACAGTAgttgaaaaaattaaatttctATTAATATACacaggatatatatatatatatatatatatataataatttgtgtttattaaaatatgaatacatcATTGAAGCCTAAACAGGCAAATCCACGAATCTGTGTATCTGTGCTCTTCTGCTGTATGAGTTCTGTCAAAAATGCCTTTAGAAAAACCTCAGCAGTGGTCACATGACATCAGAGAGCTCTGCCATTGGCTCACAGCTGGCTggtaatctctctctctctgtctgtgtgtcctGCAGCTCTTTGAATCAACGGAGTGTGGAAACGGATATGTGGAGGTGGGAGAAGAGTGTGACTGTGGACCGAGTGATGTGAGTATATAAATGAAGGTGTTCAGTGTTATTTCAGTGCAGTCTGCTGAGCTCTTGTGTGTGTCACAGGATTGTGTAAGAGAGTGCTGTAAGAAGTGTTCTCTATCGAACGGAGCACACTGTAGTGATGGACCGTGCTGTAATAACACATGTCTGGTGAGACTCGCGCACACACAGAtgcgcacagacacacacacacacacacacacacacacacacacttacacacatacacacaaacacatgcacaccaTGCACATATAAACTgatacacatgcatgcatgcacaaacacacaaacacacacacacacacacacacacacacacacgcatgcaagcacacacatgcacaaacacacacacacacacacacacatgcaagcacacacatgcacaaacacacgcacacacacacactcattttaTATGAAATCAGCCACACAACTGAATGAAACTCTTGTTTTTGTCTctgttttctgtctgtgtgtcagtTCTATCCGCGGGGTTACACCTGTCGCTATGCAGTGAATGACTGTGACATATCAGAGACATGTTCTGGAGACTCCGGACAGGTCAGTGACATgttgaaaaaacacacataacacTTTAACGTGACTTTATCATCCATGTCTccgtgggtgtgtgtgtgtctgcagtgtCCTCCTAATCTACACAAACAGGACGGTTACTTCTGCTCCCTCAACGAGGTAGACACAactacacaaacaacaacatcacTACCCTTGACCAAACGGCAATACACGTCTGCAATTCATCTTTCATAAATGGATTAAGTCAGTGACTATTACAGGCTCTGCTGTTAGTGATCAATGACTGACCATGAAAGGTTTTTTGAAATGTCTGCGTCCAGAAAGCAGGGCAGTCAACGCAATTTTACAGTAATACAGCAGTCAACTAAACTGAATTGATGTTGAGATTCAGAGGGATTGTGTTGTGATTTCAGGGCCGCTGTTACGCTGGAGAATGCAAGATGAGAGACAGTCAGTGTAAATATGTGTGGGGTACAAGTGAGTCATCACTTCCTGTCAACATCACCGGCCAATCAGAAGTCTCCTGTAAAGTGCATGGGGAGTGGATGTTGACGTTTATTTCCCTCTCTTCACGCAGAGGCTGAGAGCGCTGAGAAGTTCTGTTATGAAAAGCTGAACACAGAAGGCTCAGAGAAGGGCAACTGTGGTCAGGATGGAGAGAAATGGATCCAGTGCAGTAAGCAGTGAGTTCTTTCATGAATATATGCCTGTTGCCTGTGCACATCCACAATGTTGTGTGGTTGCCAGGATGGTGCCCTCTGGTTGCTAAGCGCTTTTTATTGCCTTGCCATGCAGTTGTTGCGGTGTTTTGGGTGATTTCTAGGTACTTCCTGTCTCAAGAAAAGCATGATTCTCACGAAATCTGGATTACCAAGATATAAATCTAAAAATTTATAtctataaaatttataaaatttaaatataggcgcataaagaaatgttctttttttgcattgaaaacaaggtctgatttgttttaaatcatacatatctttttttaaacaagaccTTAAAAATGTCCGCAAGAGTCTAAAAACGTCAAAGCCGtagcatgttttgctaaaaagGCTATGAAGTCTCAGAAAGTTTTGTTAATCATACAAAATTATGCATTATTATGCGTAATGGCAAATCAATATAATGTACACAGCACAACAGGAGAATATTAAACTGTTAACTAGAGATATATATGAAATCTGTTAACCTGGTATTTAACTTTGAAAAATACTTGCAGATGtgtcaaattaaacaaaatcaagCTTAATAGCAATCTGTGggtgtgtaaagacctttaGATGGAGAATGACACCATACGTTTCTTCAATTTTATTGTTCGTGAATATTCTGTTTTTTGTCGTTTGAGAACATCTAGTAGAACAtacagttgttgtttttatcaaaatatttttttattttgcaattacaACCATGCACGCACACATAGCTGGATGTGTTACGGTAATGAGATTTCCAacataaaatgtgataaaatacaaaaataatgtctCTATGTTAAATGTATTCTTTATCCAAGCTGAGAACACAGTAATGATCAGTCAGCGCTGTTTCTCTGTTTACAGTGACGTGTTTTGTGGGTGTCTGTTGTGCACTAACACCGGCCCATTCCCTCGCATTGGGATCCTGAAAGGAGAGGTCACACCCACAAACTTTAACCATCAGGGCAGACTGATCGACTGCAGGTGAAAATCACTTCATTAATGACGATTAATGTCAATTCTTCCTTAAaaattattcaattcaattgaaAACCTCCACATCTATAGGTTATGGGCATAAAGGAAATTTAACTGGAAATGATTATTAGTGGTAATGTTTGTGTGATGCAGAAACTCTACAGTAATCTCTTTACATTCCTTTGATAAATCTTACTGTCACATGACTCCCTCCATCCTCTAAACACCCAGCGGCGGTCACGTGTTGCTAGATGATCAGACTGATCTGGGTTATGTAGAGGATGGGACTCCTTGCGGTCCGTCCATGATGTGTCTGGACAGAAAGTGTCTTTCCATTCCGTCTCTGAACCTGAGCTCCTGTCCCACTGGACCCAATGGACACGTCTGTTCCAGTTACGGGGTGAGCGCTGCTGTCAAACCCAAACCGCTGAACAACACTGAGTCTGAATATTTAGGGGTGTACGGTACCCTTTCATGGTAGTCTCTGATATCTGTGGTATCCAGAGGGAAAAAAAGGTTCAGTTCAACTATACGACGCCTTAGTGACATTGTGACACCGTGTTTCTTCATGCATTGTCTTGGTGATTTTAAACAGGTGTGCAATAACGAGGCCTCATGTACATGTGACACAACATGGGCGGGGACCGACTGCAGCATACCCGACCCTCCAAAAGAACCAGAATCCAACGAGGACGAGGGGCCGAAGGGTGTGTCATctcactcatacacacactcaaaaGTCCCTAAAACACTGATATTGTAACCTCAAGATTTAATTGAAATCAGGTGAATGATCTGATGAAACAGCCGTCATTTTCAGCTCTTGTCCATCCAGTGCATCATAAATCTCATGTGTTCTCAGTCATGATGGTAGAATGAAACAAGCAAGTACCAAACTTGTGAAGGAAAGTGTCAATGAAGTTAATGTATGTTGACACCAATGAGATTTGACTGACACTCAGAAACCGTGAATCTCATCCTAACAGACCTCCAGTACATCTCTATTATGATTCATATGATGCAtgctttgtttctttatttactctaaaatgaaaatcctcaaacttttatgaaacataaaattcaGATACTTTTGAATCGCAcataacattacaaaaatactAATTCAAACGAAACACAAAGAATAGATACATCACTGTTATGATATTCAACGGCTTGTAATTggttgtttcattcatttctgtACAGGCTTCTTCAATGCTTTTCTTATCTTGCCTTTCTTTGAATTAACACAACATTAGCCTCACTTCGCCAGACTTTTCAGCGTCTGTGGTCTCTGGCCCGCCTTACATCTTATGTTGTCTATAAACCATCCATTTAGTCGAAAGATTGCCTGACCGACGTGTAAAGGGATGAACCACTGTTCCATGCTAAATGAAGGTTTATGTGGAATCTACTATCATTAATAATACATCACTGATTTTATCACGGACACATCTCTGTGGAAAATGTGTAATATGCATCCGGTATAATCAAGTAACTCGGACACCAAATGAATCTCAGATCTTAAAGAGCTCAGGATATGTTTCAAAAAGATCAAAAAGATCTCCAGTTGAGATGTTTTGCGTGCTAGCAGATgaatctgatgtttttttttctcaacaCTTGCTCAAACAGGTCCCAGCGCCACCAATCTGATCATAGGGTCCATCGCAGGGGCCATCCTGGTGGCCGCTATAGTCCTGGGTGGGACGGGCTGGGGGTTTAAGTAAGCACACGTCTGCATGTCTGTTTCCGCTAGACAACAGCACACACCTGCAGCTTACACACGCCAACATTTGAATTTCTGCTGCAGACGCTTTTCCAGCAAACAAACCTAacgtagagagagagagagagagagagagagagagagagacctggCCTCAAGTGGAACTGCAGCAGAAACTCAAAGCAGCTTGAAGGGCAAAGCTGAAGTCCTGACCTGCATGCTGAATTTACACAACTTCAGTTGTCACTGACCAGCTGCAAGCTTTCCAGTCTGACATCACACCACCGGCTGAGGAAGACTTAATCTACGGATCTGAGAATCAACCCTTATGGCATTTTCCAGTGCATGGTACCGTCAGGTTTAGTTCGACTCAGCTCTGTACAGCTCACTTGACTTCGGCTCAGTTTGTTTTTCCACAGCAGTTTAGTAGCGCCTACTTTAGGCttcatttttactcttcacaaacctacGGGTGACGTCATGAACACCActtccatattttatacaggcTATTTTCGAATAGAGGGGATTGAGGAGAAATGTCCTTAAAGGTGCAGTAAGTAATTTCTGAGAAATACTAGTCAAATCAACACCCAAACAAAGACACCGCTACTAAGAGAAACACACCACTGCCTACAGTGCTCCGCCCCCAATACAACAAATACTTGCTCTGTTTCTCTCCTCCCTCATCATAAGCGTTCACTATTGCTGACTGGCATTGAGAGTGTTGCTTACACAATTTCTGTcaacacacagaacagacatCCAGTCTGTACAAAACTGTTTGTTGGACTGTTGATTTTAATTTTCAGCTGCGCTTCTCAGAAATCGCTTACTCCAGATTTAATGCACAAGCTTCTACTGTAAAGCCGCGGTCACACTTGAATTTTCCAACCATTGACTTCCCTTCATAGGCATGCAAATGCGACAGACCGGAAATGCAAACCCGTGCGGAAATATATCGCATTTCGCTgcgtagcaaagttcaagtttggtgaactctgatcTGTGAATTCGCGTCACATGAGTgagtgagaccaatagaagatcagaACGTCACAGCTTGACCTCTCGTTACAAAAAATCCAAAATGGAGGAATCGCTCTTTGTAGCAGTGTAACATCAATCCATAATACTTACAAGtgtatggagagagagagagagagaggttataAGCCCTGAAACTCTTAAAGCAACTTTTTCAATGGATGCTGAATAGTTTAGGATATGTTTACAACTAACACGTGATCAATAATCttggtttttaatatcacagtAATTGACATAATCGGTATATTATGACACCCCTAACTTATATGTGAACTTGATCGAAGTGTGAAATCTGTAGTTCGGTAGAATTGTTATGCTCAAACAAACAGTAAAACGCATGACACAGAAGTCATACATGTTGAAAGCAACACAAGAGCGAGTAAAGGAGCAGTGTGTTTAGTTtggggtgtactgtccctttaagtgatgAAGCGTGTGGGTGTAGCTAATGGAGGAATGTTTTGAGACATCATCATAACACTTACACTCTCTTTCAGTCCTGTGTAAAGTCAAGAGGCCTTTGTCACATGACATGTGCTCCTCAGGATCGGTCTCCTTGTGGAGGTGCTGGCTGGCACGTCGACCTGGTACAGACAGCTTTCACCCGTCAGACTCTCTCACACATCTGTCCCATCTGCATAAGGGAGTCTGGGATATCCATCATTTCAGCTTTAACAATTGATGGAGAGACTCATCTACTGATGTCATGTAAAGGAGCCTTCACAATGACAGCTCTATGACTCGCTTGGAGTGTTTGCCACTAGTATACGCTGTTCGACGGCTGTGTGACTTTATCAGGAGCTCCACCGTCTCCTGCTAGTAGTTGTATCGTGTCACTGATTATTTGTAGTAAGCGCATATTCTTTTCTAGTAACACAACATTGGTTACGTCACAAAATGTGCTTGGAAAGACACTGCATTCTAACACAATCTCATGAAAATTCACAACTCTTTTATGAGGTGGCTGATTTGCATGAATTTGTCTTATTTGTAGGTTTTAGTATGATCTGCTTTCGTTGGgattaggggtggggcttcattAGCATGCCGATTAGccactttgtaaaatatttttcttgaatTGCTGTGGGATCCGGCCGAGGTTATTTTAGTTAACtcaacttttaaaacatttctgttctttgaaattaaattaaatatgaactAATTTGAATTGTATAAAGTaactaatatttaaattatatgaaCTTATATAACTAATAAGTGATCAACTGACAAAAGCAtacaccaaaattgctaaaactttaaccAGAATTAACACGAAAACTCTCAAAATAAAAGCTACTTTAAAAcgtgaataaaactaaaatcaaaactataataactatgGATCTGGCCATGTATTCCCATCAGACATAAGCATAAGCTCTTTTACGATCTgtttacacaaatgtataatGTTAAACCACTTTTGCAGGAAATTACAGTTTGACCTCATTTGACTTTACGGAAAAAgtatgtaatgtaatctgtaatTTTCAAATAGAGATGGCAATACAGTTGGATATTACAGCTTTaataaatcagcatttttataaaccgcaaaatgtaaacactggtccagaggtacttcctgttttattttaaggGCGGTTTCACATTAGCACTTTTGGTGCGCAGTTCGGTTTGTTTGGATAATGTGAACAATGTGTTCTGAACCCGGGTGCGCACCTGTGAACTGTACCCCAGTCCATTAAAAAGGGAGGTCTGGGGTGCACTTCATGCAAACTAAAGAATGCTTTGCTGCTGATATGAACGCAATCGTATGAAATCGCGGAAGTAAACCACTATTACTGACGTATTATTTGGTCaaaatgtgtgcttgtgtttcaCTCACTTTTCTGATGAGCGTGACTGACGCACTCCGAGCAGAGAGAAGTGCCGTTATACGAAATACGAAAGTGGTGTTATGTACTGAAGTATTGGAAACAGAAATAACGATTCACAACCAGATATATGCACTAATGTGAAGTGAGCAATGTTATGCATATTGTAACCTTCTCCTACGTCGCTGTTACAAGCGACTGGGTGAACAGCTTCATGTTTGATGATGCAAACGACACGCGGTTCAGacccaaataaaataatatgagcGCAGTCCAGCAGGGGGAGCAATTGAACTAGGGTTGGGACCAGGCAATCGAACTAAATGTGAAACCACCCCAAATCTTACATGCATTATtgaatcttaaatatataagtTTCACATTTTATACGGTTATAGATGTTCGCTTATTGTAGTTTGtgaaaactgaaacaggaagttcttctgaaCCAGCGTTGTTGACGTCatgtgaagtggtctataactGCTCAATCTGAATAATAACACTTGCAGTGTAGTTACACAGGCATTAAGAAGTCCTTCTTAAAACTCATCCCTTAGAACTCATCTTTGATTGTGACATTTGCTTGCTTGATTTAGTATGTGCAGACTCACAGACAGGCGAATGAGCATCCGCTCCATCACACCACTGATATCTGATCCACTCACTCAGCTGTGTGATCTGATCGGTAACCACATTTTTGTGACGGGGTGGTTTTAAAGAAGGATCTTGAAGTTCACATTCTGCAGGTCGATAATGATTTTTAAGCCTTTTGTTTCAAATTACTGTCAGTGTGAAGCCCTTCAGATGTTCCATCAGTAGATCACATacatctttttcttcttctttagtTCATCTCCGGCCTGCCGGTCTGTAGCTCTCTACATGTCCTCATCTGCTGATGAAAAGCATGGCACAGTGTTGTTCACTGTAGTGAAGACCTGCTTCAGTTCTACAATCTCTAGAATATTTGCCATGTGAATGCACTACAGATCATATAAAGTCAAATGCTTTTCAAACGGACCCTGTGGAACTGAAGCGGAGTTGTAGTAACGGTGCATttcattctaaaaaaaaaaacattaatgttgtgTTTGCCAATAACATTTTCCTTCCTCCCTGCCTCATCTCAAGAAACGTGAAACGGCGAGGATACAATCCGAGTGCTGGTGGCATCTAGACGACGAGAGGAAGCGCTGATCTCCAGAGCTTCTGAAATCAGCCGGCCTTCTGTTTTTGCTGCTATTTTCAGGCATCAGTTATACATGAAAGTATTAGACGTTATAGTCAAGAATTCAACTATACCTTAGTTACGTAGCCACTCCTCCTTTTATAATCCCCGCCTACTCTGGCGGCTTTTTAATCACATCCCACTGAAGAGCCAATCAGATCGTCTTTCTATCTTGTATCTTACAGAAGCATGACGTCACAAAATAGCTTGGCTCCGTGATCGAAGGTTTTGCATGGCTAAGCTGATCCCAATATCCAACCTACGAGGAAATGACCCCTGTTGCTACTACTAAAACATGATTCCAAACATGATTGTTTATTTGACaaagtgacaaaaacagaattaaagaaaGTTGTCTTAACCTGATGTCCTCTTGACATAAAGGGCCACCTCTCACCCCGGTACTGATGCTCCTGCAGTCCATGCTTGAACGGTCCGTCCTTAATGAtgtcttaaagagacagttcatccaaaaatgcaaattctgcatttattcattcccatgttgttcaaaacactTTCTTCTGAAGACCACAGGAGAagatattttagaaatgttttgagttcataaaatggaagtcaatggagttcagcgTTGTTCGGTTtgaaacaaagaaagtcataaagggttgacatgacatgaggatgaataaatggtaaaagatttttaatagttttggcTGAACTTGCCCTTAAATGCTCAAGGTCAAGGTATCTCTTTCTGGTGAAATCATGATATATGAAATCAATTTCTTAAAGATGCTATGATGTCATTTTACGCTCATACCTCTTCAtctcttttcttcagttttGAGGAACATTCACGACAGTGAATTCAAATGTAGATGAGAATGGAATGATTGGAGTCAGTCTGTATTGTACAATAGGGTGTGTAAAAGCGAGCATCTGTAGATGCTGTATGTCACCTCGCGCTTTAAATAAGGAGGCGACTTTAAGCCAAAGATCTAGTGAGAAAACCGTCCGTTTGGATGTGACACGCAGCACTTTACAGTGATGTTGATCCACCTGTAGGGGTGAAACAGTGATGGTGACTGATCACCTCGAAAACACCGGCAATAACTCAGTCctttacatatactgtatactgttcTACATGTTAAATTGTCACTGCAGACCCATTTGTATTATTCTGAGCTTTTCATATGGATCCCCTTTATAGGCCGATGACCCTGGCGGAAAGCATTGCGTTGCTGCATGAATTCACTCTATTGTGGGCTTCTTATTGCTCTGTAAGAATGAAGTGTGATTGTCCAAACCcatatgaatatatattacaGAGAGCCTGCTGTGCTATTTGTGCATGTCTGCTACAAACCTTTTATTTACTATGCAAAATAATTTGTCGTACAAGGATGAAACACTAGAATATGACTATGAAATCAGTTGTCCCAGTTCTGTGGGTTAGCCGTGATCGACCGTTATGCCACGTCTCATCAGGAACTCGTTTGTTGCTTTTATCCTAAAAAAGAACGAATGTATTTCCTTTGGTTGAAAAATCACTCCTTTCGCAGAagtagaacacacacacaaactcagaCGAGAGTCCACGTGTGAGGTTTTAGAGTGATTTGAAACACTTGTATTTTTGGTTTGTCATTAGCATCATTACTGATCTGCTGTTACCCATACAAATACACCATGCCTACAGAAAAACCACAGAAGTAATAAAATCAGCAGTATTTTACACCTCTGAGTGTGcttttctgtcttcatttactcacagaTGTTTGAGGATGGATGTTACGAGCACACGTTGGGAATGGCTTCATAAAGAACCGCTCAAATAAAATcatgagataaaggagagactGGAGGTTATGTTTCCTGTTAATCCTGTTTTTGGCTACAAAAAGCTTCTGAACATTAACATGTGACAACCTGCCCTTACctgacaacatttaaaaagacattgTACTAATTCAACCTTTAGGCCTGTATATACAGTAACTTCGTTCACAATTGCCAGACAAAGGTTTAGGGACAGGACATTTAAATGTTGcatgattttaaagaaattctACTTGATTATAGGGTCTGAAACTAGTTTTGAGgactaaaataatatacattttaataaaacatacagaCAAAATACTGAAAATTGCCAATTGAACAAAATGGCAATATATGAGCAATATGTTTTACGTACATCATCCCATAAGAAATAAATTTTACGTGTAAGATCTCTTATGTCTGATCATCATTTAGAAATCAGTAAAATGACTGGTGTGTCTCAGATGAGAAAGAGTCAGAATTGTCTCTGTCATTGGAGTTACACAAGAGAGGTCAACAATGTCACGAACTATAAGGTTACATTTGTCTGCATccaaagtcaatattattgaagatgtcaacatgaactcaaacatttctcatccaGGACTGAGACATGAACCTTATCATGAAGTCAGTGTTTATAAAGATTAATTAAACAGCATGACGCCAACATTGCCACGGTCAGACATAGGTTCAATTTGGGATgggtcagttgtggtctagtggttagagagtttgACTCGTAGCCAGAAGGTCGCTCGTTCAATTCTaagtgccaccaggaaatgactgaagtgctcTCGAGCAAGacaccttacccctgtttgctctgcagggaaagctgcccactgcaccctacttgtaagtcgctttggataaaagtgtcttccaaatgaataaatgtaaattaaaaccGATCAAATCTATGAAGTCAGTGCTGTGTGATTTACTGTAAATCTACAAGCACCAGCCCTACAGGCCGAGAGGTAAAGTGTGTTTCACATTTCTTAACCGGACGCAATACAGTTATTACAATACAACGTAGTAATCGGTAAAGTTCCTGCCCATAATAGCTGTAACCTTATAATGTGTGCTTTAATATTGCTAAGTGACACGCAAAACTGACTCTCGTCATAATATTCCTGTGAATGTGCCATTATGGAAGACTGTCTGTAATTAGACATGCGCAGTCATTCATGTGGCATTTCACTAAAAGCTCGAGACGGACGCAACAGTGCGCACGTGCTACAGTGCATCCGGAACAACCTGCTTGAGTTTATCACACAAGTCATTCTTTCCGCCTATTATTGTCATTAACTTAGACAATGCGTATTGAAAAAACAACCGCTTATTTCAATGTTTATCTGAGGACCTCTGAAGTTCCAGAATGCAGgattttaaagaagatattttaaaaatgtcttctgagGATTCAatcttaaaaagttttttttaggaAACGCATGAACATTTGCAACTTTACAGTGATATAAACGAAAGCAATGGTAAATAAATGACGCACGTCTCAATGTGGGTCTGGCTATGACATCATCCAGCGCGCTCTGTGTGAGGTCTGGAGCTTAAGAGATATTGTAATTGGACCAACCCCTTCAATTACACTGACGTTTCACTTCAAAGTTCCTAAATTCAGTTCTCATGAAGGAACAGAAAATTGCGTCGTCGTCGAGGTAAGATCGTTCAgctttgtattttattatttaactatCATCATCGGTTTAAATAATAAGTGGCTAATTGTATTGAAAATATATGTTACATTCATCATTTGTTAACAGAACAATGGTCAAATGAGTCCAAGagaatgcatttgtttaaaaattattagccaaataatttacattcattACTTGAGTTCAGAACAGTTCAACTTTTAGAAGTAGAAACGTCCGCTGAAAACTTTTGCAGATGGAGTCTGTTTGGCTGAGCGCGCGTCTGATGAAGGCAGTTCTGATGATGTGCATATGCGCGCTGCCGTTATGGGGTGAGCAGGGCAGCGGGCGCGTGGACCCGTTGACCCTGAGCCGCGTGGACGCGCAGTGCTGGGACTCTTCATCGGCTCTTCTGCTGGAGATGCGCTCACCGCGGATCACCGACACCGTGCCCGCCTTCTGGGATCTGATGATCGTTCTCAAGTCGTCTGATAACCGTAAACACAGCGCGCTGTTCTGGGACCTGGCGCAGGTGTTCTGGGACATCTATGTGGAGTGCGTTCTGTCCAGGAACCATGGGCTGGGTCGGCGCCGTACAATATATCCACAACAGCGCATCACAGCAACGCGCCACACgaaagatggtgagtaaatgacacgCGCTGTCATgtgaaattacttttatttaaaaaaaaatcttaatttaactTCATTGCTTTGCATTCATAAAACAGCTTATGA is a window encoding:
- the LOC130427527 gene encoding uncharacterized protein LOC130427527, with the protein product MRSHSCGISLKARDGRNSAHVLQCIRNNLLEFITQRALCEVWSLRDIVIGPTPSITLTFHFKVPKFSSHEGTENCVVVEMESVWLSARLMKAVLMMCICALPLWGEQGSGRVDPLTLSRVDAQCWDSSSALLLEMRSPRITDTVPAFWDLMIVLKSSDNRKHSALFWDLAQVFWDIYVECVLSRNHGLGRRRTIYPQQRITATRHTKDESFVQETRGQEFSRGWLRIQVEARKTQEGSLSKTSSL